The DNA segment ttttttctgttttccatttgcttggtagatttttcttcatccttttattttaagcCCGTGGATGTTATTGCATATGTGATGGGTCTTTTGAAGacagtcttgcttttttatctggcttgccactctgtgccttttaaatggGGGTATTTggcctgtttacattcaaggttagtattgatatgtgtgaatttggtcctgtcatcatattgttagctggttattatgcagatttGTTTgcgtggttgctttatagtgtcattggtctgtgtCCTTGCATGTGTTTTCATAGTGACTGCTAAGAGTCTTTCCTtatttagtgctttttttttttttttgatttttaaattttagtttcttttattattcctGCTACAGTCATTTCCTGTCAAGAATCAGGCACTTGGAAATGGAAAGGGACTTATGATGAGatgagatacatttttttttttttttttggaggtggagttttgctctcgtcgcacaggctggagtgccatggtgcgatcgtggctcaccgcaaattctgcctcccgggttcaagcgattctcctccctcagcctcccgagtagctgggaccacaggcgtgcaccaccacgcccagccgattttcacatttttagtagagacgggttgtCACCATGCTGGCCGggatggtttcgaactcccgacctcaggtgatctgcccgcctcagcctcccaaagtgctgggatgacaggcgtgagccaccgtgcccggctaccAGGTTTGGGTTTCTTTGGTCAGAATCACGTTTTCACCCTGGCAGTGACTTGTCTTGATTGTTACTTAAGGTTTTAGATGCCACAAAGCGGTTAGGCTGTGAGGAAATGGAAGGGTACGGACCTCTTAAAGCACACCCGTTCTTCGAGTCCGTCACGTGGGAGAACCTGCACCAGCAGACGCCTCCGAAGCTCACCGCTTACCTGCCGGCTATGTCGGAAGACGACGAGGACTGCTATGGCAATGTAAGCTGGCCAGGATGGCGGGCGAGGCGGGTGGCACTGGGTCCTGCGTGCACTGGGCTTCATGCCCGTGCGCCAGACCCACGTGTGATTTGTAGCCGAAAGGGGAGGGTGTCTGTGCCACTGCGTCAGGCCTGCTGGTGGTTGTAGTCTTTGCTGCCGTGAGGCAGTGGCGGGTGAGGTGCTGGGTGGGTCATGTTCTCGTCATTTCCGTGGCCGTGGACAGGCTAGTGAGTTTCCACCCAGAGGGTGCCGCTAGAACCGGACACTGAGCACCCCCGGCACTGGCCCTGGGGTCCCACGTACGGGGCCTCCTGCCCGGCCTGTCGCATCTGCGCTTGGCTTGGTGCTTGTACAACTGTGTGTCCAAGATGCTCCAGAACACTGCCTGTCTTTCCACAGAAACGCCCGAGTGTTGTGTGCTTGAACTTTTGGGACGTGGTGTTGGTGGGGACACTGGTACCTTCTGCTTCAGTGCTGAGTAGGCTCTGAGGCTGCTGGTCTCCCAGCCTGACCACAGCCATGGGGTCTTCAGCACGCTTGGCTCTTTAAGCTTCTCGTAGAGAGCGTGGACCGTGTGCCCAAGGGACCGAGGGTGTTGTGAGAGGCAGGCATGTCGCCCAGTTCAGCCTTGTTTCCTCTGCGTTCCTCTTGCCACCTCCCCCGTGACCCCCTCGTACTTAAGTACTGTTATCATGCGATCCGTTTTTCTGGTTTGACTTCTGTCTCCATGGCTTATTCTAACTGGCACCGTGTACGGAGTTCCACTTTCCATGACTGAGGAAgtccagattttatttatttgttttgagacagggtcttggtgtgtagctcaggctggagtgtagtggcgcgatcttggctcactgcaacctctgccgctgtgggttcaagcgattctcctgtctcgcccTCCCGACTAGCGGGAActgcaggtgcgcgccaccatgcctggctaatttttgtatttttagtagagacagggtttcaccatgttggccaggctggtgtggaactcctgacctcaagtgatctacccgcctcggcctcccaaactgctggagtTTTAGGCATGAGTTACTGCACCCAGCTGGGAATTCTAGATTTTATCTAAAAGTCATCCACAGCTAAATTTCTGCTAGTGTCAGTTTCCCAACGCCCCTACCATGCCTCTGCTGCGTAATGCCCCTCATTCTCCCGACATCCTTTGAGCCCAAACTCTAAGGGAGCCAGGCTTGGGGAGCAGAGTCTGTGCTGCCTGACGTGGCCACCTGAAGCATTTAGGGACTGCAAACCTCCCTTAAGAGCCTTAAGCGCAGATTCCACAGGTCCTGCCTCAGGGCTTCCTCATGGGTGGTCTTCATTCCTCCAGGATCCCAGAGGAACCCACATATGGGACATGGCAGCTCAGGACAACACCCAGCCACCTACATGGGACAGGGCCACGCAGGATAGAGACAAGGAGACGAGGGCCTCAGAGAGACAGGCTTCCCGGCCCCGCATGGGTCCCGCACAGCCCCCTTCTCCAGCACCGAGGACATGAGTGGCTGCCTCAGAGGTGGGTTAGAGGTGAGCCTGGGTGGCAGGGCCTTGGTCTGTGTCTAGCGCCTGTTTCTGAGCCAATCCCACTAGGGGCAGACTGAGATAAAACGAAGCCTCGACTCGAGCGGCTCCACGACAGAACACAAGCGGCTGCCCAGAGAGAGTACATGTGAAAGACATTCCCTGCCAAAGAGACAGGAGTgggcatcatggctcacagcctcagagcagggccagggctgggccaCAGCCCCCGTCACTCCACACCCCGCGTGAACTCGGAGGAGGCAGGCAGATGCCGAGGCCCACAGGCCCAGAACAGAAACGGAGTCAGACGTTGCCCAGTGCAGACCGATGCGCAGACACGGACCCGGGGGAGCAGGGCCACACCCGCACGCAGGTACCCAGAAACCCTCAGCCTTCACGGCGAGGCCTCGGGCTGTTCTGAGCCAAGCCAGCACCGCAGCACACAGGCAGGCCAGCCTGGGCCCAACGCATGTGGGCGCCGTCCCTGCACCACGACCACTCAGAATGGAACACGGCAGCTGGCAGCAGCAAGCACAGTCCAGGTGATGGCACAGAGACATTCACCACCCTTGGGCTGTCCTTGAGGGAGAGCAGGCCAGGGAAACAGGCCATGAGGCACACCAAGGGCATCACCAGGCATGTGCCTCACACACCTGCTCAGACCACCTCAGTCACAGCAGGGAGGAGCCCCTCACACCCCTTGTGTCGCCAGCCAGAGCCTGGACAGAGGGAGCCCTCCAAGGAGCTGCGGCCAGGGAGGACCCCACACCCACAGGGTCCCCAGGCCTCCCTGTCCGGCAGCTGCACCGCTGCCCGTGGCCGCAGCACCAGAACTTCGGCCCCAGCTTCAGAGTACAGGGCCTGCTCCTCCCTGGGGCCCCAGGCTGCAGGCATCTGTGTCTTAAGTGGAGCCCTTGGCACCTTTGTCGGGCCCTTGCCCCCAAAGCTAAGGCACCTGTGCCCAAAACTCGGCTTACTTTCCTCCGCGAGGTCTCTGTTAATCACCAGCTTGCCATGTCTCAGGTAGTTCAGCACAGGCCCAAAGTAGGTGGGGTCTCTGTCGATTAAATAGGCGCCTGTTTCATCTTAAAGAGAGCAGAGCATGGTGAGTCCTCCGTGAGAAGCCGAAGGTTCCTGCAGGTCCACCAAGGCCCGGCCACCTCAGGAGGCTTCAGAGGCACCAGGTTACCCAGGCCTCTCCCCAACAGACCTGAGCCTGTGGCATCTCAGGAAACCCCTGACGGTGTGGCCACGTCCTGCCGCCTGCAGCCTAACCCTGACCAGCCACCACCCCAGGTCTAAGTGAGTTTAAGTCTCTGTATGGAGACAGCCTGGCTCTGCGTACTCCAAGGTGAGCCCACTGTGCCCTGGACCTCTGTCCTCACAACTGCAAGACCTCTAGGAAAACACACACGAAAACCTCACCCAGAGATGCCCTCGCGGGCAGGGCAGGGGTCTAGGGCTCAGCCTCAGAAGGACACCTCTGATGGCCACCAGCCTGGGCCTGCCCTCCTTGTGCCCGGGTCCTCCCCAGCCTACATGCAGGAATGGGGGGTCAGGGTGACAGGGGCTTCCTGCCAGGGGTGGAGAGGGCACCTTTCAGCAGGGGCGGCTGCCCAACAGGCCGGGAGCCAGCAGCGAGGGAGGCCACAGTGACCTGCACTCAACAGCATCCGGGGCTTTCCCCAAGATCATCACTCACCTCACAGAGCCCTCGCCCCGGCTGAGCGCTCACAGAGGCCGAGATGTTTACAAAACACACCCCTTGGAAGGTGTCCTCACGCACCTGGGTGGAGGGACCCCTGAGAGGCACTGCCCCTGCTGCTACCACGGCCACTTCAATGTGGGCAGATGCCCTCTGAGGCCCGGGGTGCCCCACACATCACACCTTGCAGCCCCTTCCACAAAGCACAAGAGGCCCAGTGGCCCGGCTGTGAACACAGGACGGGGGCTCAGACGCCCCAGGCCGCCCCCACGGGGGAGACGGAAGAGGCAGTTTGTCTTGTCGGCTACACATCTGACGGGGGGACTGCGAAGCTGGCACAGCCTGTCTTCTACACAGACTCAGACCTTCGGTGTGGCTCTGCTGGGGcagctcccacctccccccacatGCCTGCAAGGGTCCTGCTCCCACCTGCGAGCCACTCCCACAGGGGCTGGTGCCTGCGGGCATCCTGGAGGCCGGGGAGCTGAGGCCTCTGTTCAGAAACACCGGCAACCTCCCTGGCAAGGCCCAGGGCCAAGCGCTGGAGAGAAGCAACCCCACACCCCATTCGGAGCAGGAGCAGCCCCCTCACCAGATGGTGGCTCCTGTGGGGCCATGGGCAGGTGCTGGCCACGGGAATGCCAGGCTCACAGATATGGGGAGGCCGAAGGTGTCTCCACCACAAAGCACGGGGCCACGCTAGGACCCTATTTTCATCCATGGACAAAATCTGCCATTTGGGTGCTAAGACCTAGTGGTCTCAAGAGATTTTCCCAAAGTCCACCACCGCAAACCTGCAACAACCTGCTCTCTTTAGATCACAGGGACTAAACTGAGTTTTGTGGCTGAGATAAAATCAATTAGGGCTCCGGGCACGGGGGTGCTAGACCCGGAGCCTCGGTGGCCCCCCTACTCCTTAGGGTGACCCCCCTACTCCTTAGGGTGACCCCAGCTCCACACAGACCTGACCCCAtcctccttccccaccctcccccGGAACACTCCAGCCAGAGCTGCCCACCCCACaggccctgcctcctgggcttgcCCCTGCCTTTCCCCAGCCCTCCAGACTCCACAGCTCTCAAGCAAGGGCCAGGGCCATAGGGCCAGCTCCCGGGAAGAGGACGCTGGGTGGTCCTGCACAACTGCTAAAAAATGGACACCATTTCCCACAAAGGGGCCCAAGTCTGGCAAGGCGGCCAGTGCTGCCACCTGAGTCCAGGgttcctccctgccccacccccatacAGAGAGAATGCTGGCCGCGTGACGTCCGCACACCGCTCAGCTCAGGAAttattcatggctcactgctacctcgaCAGACCGCTGGCAGGAGGTCAGGAAAGATCAGATAGGGCAGAGGCTCGCCTCTGCCCAGGACAACCCCAGAGACCCCCTCTGTCAGCCATGGAGGCCTCCAGGCCTGGCCTCAGTGGTCAGACTGCAGGCTCACGGCCAGGCcaccccaagcctcagtttctttacgaGCAAAAGGTGGGGGAGACCAGCTCATGTAGCTTGGGGCCGCCATGAGTGCCAGGGCACCCAACCTGTGGCAGGACCTGGGCACTGAGCCGTGACCTCTTGGCCAAGACAACCCCACCATGTGCTTCTCGGGCCCTGGGCCGATGCAAGAGGAGAAGAAAGCGTGCTGGGCGCCCCCAGACAACCAGGGCAGCCCCAGCCCTACAACTGGAAGgacagaggcaggagggaaggagggcgGGCCGAGGACGGCCATCAGTTAAAACCACACGGCGGGACAGAGGAACAGGCCTGAGAACGCAGCAGGGTACTGGGTGTACTGGCAGTGGGCTTGGTGCTGCTCTCACCACTGTGCTCTTTTTCAGGCTTTCAGTGGGTGATTTCCACATCCACAGTAAGTGCTGGGGTCTGAAACCAACACTCTTGAATCCCACCAGGGTTCAGGTCTCACTGAGGCCTGACTCGCATCCATATACATGCAGGGTCTCGGTGCTCTGAGCTCGGGTGAGCCACGTGCTCCAGATTCGCCTAGTGCGTGCAGGGTCTACTCGTGGCACCAGCCCAGTCCCAGACAGTGCCCAGCTCAGGCGCAAGGGCCTTGGCAGCTCACTGCTTGTGTCAGGGATGTGGCTCAATAGCCTCCACCCTGATGCCGAAACAAAAATATGGAACATGGGGagtacaaaaacataaaaaattcagGATATACTCCTAGGCTCACGGAGACAAAGGGAGCAAGGTCACCTCACGAGTGTTCAGAACAGCACCTGAGCCGACCCAGGTAAGGCCCCTGTGCTGCCCACAAGGCCATCAGCAGTACCTGCCCAAGGAGGGAAAGATGCCCCAGCCCGGTCATGCCTCTAAGATGGGTGAGGAGAGGTGGCCAGGAAGCTGGCGAGATGCTGCGGGCCGGGCGTGGGGGTGCTCTTCTTCCCGCGGGCGGTGGGGGTGCTCTTCTTCCTGTGGGTGGGCCGTGGGGgtgctctttctcttcttcctggctTTCCCGTGTGTCCCACGGCTTACACAACCAGCACAGTCTGCGCTCGATTCTCGCGAAGGTTcgtggtgggttttttttgtaagacagccctaattggctgggtgtggtggctcacacctgtaatcccagcactttgggaggccaaggtgggcagatcacgaggtcaggagtttgagacctgctcggccaacatggtgaaaccgcctccaccaaaaatataaaactcagctGTgcgcggtggtgcgtgcctgcaatcccagccactcaggaggctgaaggaggagactcacttgaacccgggtggcagaggttgtggtgagccaagattgcgccattgcactccagcctggcaacaagaacaaaactccgtcttgTCCGAGTCCCGGTCGGGGTCGGCCTGGCTCAAGAGGTACAGGAAGGATTTCGGGTCCTGGCACAGCGTCGTCTGCCGAGTGGTGAGGAAGTAGGTGCCGCCGCTGTAGAGCCGGACCCACTTGGACCTGCTGCTGGGGCGCTGGGCCAGGACGCTGAGCCCCGCGCTTTAAGGGAGGCACAGGAAGCCACCCCaaccccgcccccgccccgaGCCTGCCGCGGGCTGGCGGCAGGAGCTCGCAGTGATTCCCCGCCATGATCCCAGCAAGCCCCACCACACCCTATTTAGTGCttttttcaggagctcttgtaaggcaggtctggtggcaACAAGtcccctcagcatttgcttgtctgaaaaagatggTATTTTGAATTCTGGACtatttttaaagtgtcttttCAGTTACATTTATCATAAGATGAAAAGACAAAGCTTCAGAATTTTTCTTTAGGTTCTTTATCATTCTTGCTAAGTGATTGGGTATTCTTTTTGTACATGACTTCAACTCTGAAACAACTTGAACAATGCCTAGGAAAATATTTGGTGTTTTGGTGGAGAAAGGCCTCACCATAGTCTCTTCCTAGGGGCCCTAATGTGTCTGTCTTCAGAGTCAATGCAGTTAACTGTGAACATTCATTTCATAAACATCAAACTATGACCATGTTCCAGGCACCATGCTTGATGCCAGGCATGAAGTGAACAAAAGAGACTCAGTTTTGGGTAAGTAAAATGAAACCTTAGGAAGAATGCATTCTTTCTTAAGGAGAAGAAGGGAGTAACAAATGTATGTATAATTGTACAATAATGTGGTTAGTACAACAATAAAACTCTGGACAAAGTTTCAGGAAAGCACAGAGGAGGAAGAAACTGATTCTGCCTGGGAGAATCAGAAAAGGGGTGTGAGAGGAGGTCATGTGTGCATTGATTctttaagaagaagaaagagcattTCAGGTTGGGGGATAACCAGGTGGGAAAGACCTGTTTTTTGTTGGACTTATGTATCATCCAGACATGGTTTACAGAGAGTAAGaagtacttttatttcttttagcaaGTGAAGAGAAGTTAATCTGTCAGCAAGGACTTCCACTTATATTATTGGTGGAAACAACACACTTCTCTATCAAGCCAGAAGGTAGCCATATCCATCACCCCAATGCATCTGTCactatctacaaagccttctAGGTTTTGCCTCCATGAGACTttccatgagccaaggaatgaaagaaaattatttctcagcCCCAGAGCTTTCAGAATTACTACATATTAGAAGCATGGTATCTCCATTTGACATACCTTCATAGCCATTGTATCAACTAACATAACATAGTGCACTTAAAAAGCATTGTTTGGATGACAATGAGGTTACTGACCCTGTGCTAAGCTATGTGCTATTTGCTTTACATGAACTCTTACTTATTCCTCATACAACCCTGCAAGGATTATCATCAACCTTGTTTTACACATTAGGGAACTAAAACTCAGGAGACTATTTGCCTAGAGCACAATTTGCCCTAAAACACACAGCTGAGTGACTGAAAAAGCTAAGATTAAACTCAGATTGTTCCACTTTACATCTCAAGGAGTTAATAACTATAAATAACTATACCACACTGGATGGATGAATCCATCTGTCATCTTTCATCTCTGGAAACTTAGAGGACTGACAACATTCTCATTTGGGCACTGGGTGAAAATTTAAAGCAGGCATATGAAAGGACTAAATATAGATTATAGTTCCTGATTTCGAGCAACTTTTGCTTTTCTGTAGTTTCTAGAGTATGCTGAGAGTAGTAGAGTTGGTCAGGGTAGCATGTTAGTATCTCCTGGGGTGTAGGTATGTGgaactgaaaaaaatgtaataagtgGAGGTGATAGGCCCTTGCCCTGTGCCATAGATGATGCTACTAATCTGAGGTTAGGGTCTTAGAAACATATGGAAACTGTGAGAGGCAGAACAATGGCCCCCAAAGAGATCCACACACTAATCCTCAAGACCTGtgaatatattatctaaaatgccaaaaaaaaaatttgcggAATGATTAGAATTTAGAAAGCTTGAGATGGAGAGAGTAGcctagattatccaggtgggcccagtcTAATCATGCAAGTCATCAAAAGAGGAGAACCTTTCCCAGCTGCAGtcagattttaaaatggaaagcagaaaagcGAGTCTGAAGATGGCAACATGAAAAGGATTTCACATCTCTTTGCTGGATCTGAGATGTAAGGGATAATATACAAAGACCAGAGGGAAGCAAGCCTCTAGGAGCTAATGTCAGTGCCCAACTGAGAGCCAGCAAGGAAATAGAGATCTCAGGCCTATAACTGCACAGAACACCTGATTCTTGCCAACACCTGAGTGagcaaggaaatggattttccCTGGAGCTTATAGAACGGAaatcagccctgccaacaccttgatcttagcaAGGTGAGAGCTCTGACTTTCGGTTTCCAGAACTTCCAgatgataaatttgtgttgttttaagccactatttATGTAAACTTTTGATTGCAGCATAAAAAACTAATATAGAAAgaatttataaaatcatttagTCTATACCAGGGGTGTCCaaacttttggcttccctgggtcacattggaagaattgtcttgggtcacacataaaatacactaacactaatgatagctgatgagctttaaaaaaaatcaccaaaaattctcataatgttttaagaaatttacAAATCTGTGTTGGGCCaaattcaaagccgtcctggccTGCATGCAGCCCATGGGCCTCAGGTTAGACAAGCTTGGTCTATACAttcattttattgataaaaaGTAGTGTGGCCAAAGAAGTTGAATTGCTTGTTTAAGGTCCCAGTCTCATCCTGAATAGTGGTAGTGCCTGAAGTAGAGACTACAATGAGGATAAACACAAAATGATTTCCAAAAATTAGGTATTAacacagtttcttataaaatcagAAAAGCAGGTAAGTATATTTGAGATTCATAATGAAGAGATGCAACTGGCTAGCCCAGTGGTTCTTTTCAAAATGGGCCACATATTCCtatcatttgaaaaatgttaataaaggCCAAGGTTAAGGACTAAAgtagaaaattttttattttattggtttgtGGTAGAATCATGACATCAGTGTTGTACTTTACAGGTTCCTGGGGTGATTTAATGTGTAAGCAGAATGAAGAAACACTGTCCTGACAAGTGTTCAGCTTGCTAAGCTTCCTTATGTTATCTATGATGTATTTATCTATAATCACTTACACTGGTCCTAGGACAACACTAAAAAACCCATTGTGTTATGCCTCATAGCTCTCATTTGATAATGATAGGCATATCTGCACTACCTCATCATTAATAAGCCCTATTTCTTTGATTACTCCTTATTCAACAGTTtctataataatatattacttatctattgctgtataaaAATCACTTCAAAATTTGCCATtctaaaacaacatttattatttcatagtttCTGTAAGTCAAGTATCTGGGTGCAGCTTAGCTGGGTGCTTCTGGTTCATGGTCTCATAGTTTCTGTAAGTCAAGTATCTGGGTGCAGCTTAGCTGGGTGCTTCTGGTTCATGGTCTCTAACAAGCAATCAAGGCACTGACCAGGGCTGCGAGTCATCTCTAGGCTCAACTGCCTGAGGATCCTATTCCAAGTTCATTCTCATGTCATTGGCAGCCTCAGGTCCACGCTGGTTGTTGGCCAGAGACATAAGATTCTCTCCACATGATCCTTTCCAGAAGGGTACTGACAATACGGCAGCTTGCTTCCCAGAGAAAGGGCTTTGAGatacagagagaatgagagagtgaGACAGTAGAGGGaaatggggagaggggagggaggtgtcCATCAAAACAGAAGTCACAGTCTTTTTGGAACTGAATTTAAGAAATATTACCCCATCacttttgtcatattttattaGTTAGAATTGAGTCAATTAGTCCACTTTACATTCAAGGGTAGGTAAGTACACAAAGGTATGAATGCTAGGAGGTGAGCTCACTGCGGGCTATTTTAGGAGCTGCCTACTACAGTCCACTCTGGTTCCACTCACATCTTTCCCATAGTAAAATATACTCATTCCCTCTCAAGGTTCTCAGAACTTACCCCTGCAcaaaacccagaatttcataatcTAAATAAGGTCAGATATGGATGAGGCTCCTCAGGTGAAGCTAAGAATTGCAGCTCCTCAAGAACAGTTCCTGCAGACTTGTGAAAATAAAGAGGTTATCTGTCCCCTAAACAGTCAACATATAGTGATAGGACAGTCAAAGCATTTCTGCTGTAGAAATCCTacacaaaaagaaggaaaatgaaagtcAAAAAAAGAGTCACTGGTCCACAGCAATTATGAAATGGTCAGATCTTGAAACTTCCTTAATTAGGTTTTAGGGTTGAGAATAATTCCCCATGACTTTGGCTCTACTCTCTGTGCTCCTGATTTCATCCTTtgagttatttttcctttcatttcagctGAATAGCTTTCTCAGTTTATTTCCTGCCTATAGAGTTTTGGTGATCTAATGCCCTCTTTGCATTTTGAACTCTTTCTCTTCCAGTCCAAATGGGCATTCTTCCTGCTGATACAAGTGTCTCAAAAACTTTGTGTGACTCCTGTGAATCTCAGTGGAGTTCATGCCATTAAGTAAAAGCCACACCCACAAATCTCTTAAAGGAAAATCCTTAGGTTTCTTAGGATTCCTACGGTTTTATTGAGAGCCTCTGTGAAGTACATTCTTAATCTTTTTAATGgaccttttaaaggctgaatagtactctgAAGAACCACCTTTGATATTTGAGATGTATAACATAAGGTTCCTGGCTTCATCTCTAGAACATATTTTTCTGGAAGTGCCCTGAATTGATCTTTGCTTCAaagctatttctcttttttttttttttttttttgagacagagtctcgctgtgtcacccaggctggagtccagtggccaatctcggctcactgcaagctccgcctcccaggttcacgccattctcctgcctcagcctcccgagtagctgggactacaggcgcccgccaccacgcctggctaattttttgtatttttagtagagaccgggtttcaccgtgtcagccaggatggtctcgatctcctgacctcgtgatccacctgccttggcctcccaaagtgcggggattacaggcatgagccaccgtgcccggccgcttCAAAGCTATTTCTTAATCTTAGCATCATTTGCTATCTGGAAAGGCTAAGAATTTTCAAAAACATGAAATTCTGGCTCTCTTTTGTTTGACAATACTTTCCtcaatttttcttcctctcttctttcacattttattataagcaGAAGTATAAAGCAGGTAATACATTCAATGCTTTGGAAATCTCCTTAGCAAGATAACTCAGTTAATTAGGgtcattttctaatttccatgttACTGCAGGGAAGAGTGTTGCTAAGTTTTCTGCCGTTACATAACAAGGGTCACCCACCTTTCCTCTAGTTTCCAATAACATGTTTTTCATAACCCTTTTAGGCAGAAATCATGATTTCTATTAACAGTTTATTCAAGCAACTTAAGCTTTCTCTAACATACTCCTCAAAATCGGTCCAGCCTCCTCCACTGCCCAGTTGCAATGCCACacttgtactttttgttatttgtaatGACATCACCCCATTTCCAGGTACAAAaatctgttttaattatttattgctgtgtaacaaattatccccAAACACagtaacttaaaacaacaaacaattaTTATCTCACAATCTCTAAGATTCAGGAATATATAAATGCTTAAAGCAACCCTCAAagcatagatttta comes from the Pan troglodytes isolate AG18354 chromosome 8, NHGRI_mPanTro3-v2.0_pri, whole genome shotgun sequence genome and includes:
- the LOC104008300 gene encoding uncharacterized protein LOC104008300, with amino-acid sequence MEGYGPLKAHPFFESVTWENLHQQTPPKLTAYLPAMSEDDEDCYGNDPRGTHIWDMAAQDNTQPPTWDRATQDRDKETRASERQASRPRMGPAQPPSPAPRT